In the Malania oleifera isolate guangnan ecotype guangnan chromosome 1, ASM2987363v1, whole genome shotgun sequence genome, one interval contains:
- the LOC131155822 gene encoding cell cycle checkpoint protein RAD17 isoform X1: MGRRTTIVISSSDEEDKGRSSHSSHSRSNSKSRPSMARTNPRGPKKARLSCPRSSSCKESSAVDEFKLFYEDFEEGFTGFKVSAADRMCKHESGLGSSNQKELWIDKYQPHSLDELAVHKKKVEEVKAWFEGRLRAAKEEFHSHVLVITGQAGVGKSATIHVIASHLGARLCEWSTPTPTIWQEHVHNSNSGIIYTSKLDEFENFVERTRKYGLFPASNASDSKSSIILLIDDLPMTNGKVAYWRLKNCLHLLVQSTRIPTAILMTDNCKSDSIDDTARCFEELQLSLGSAGAYKVAFNPITVNSIKKTLSRICRQELCNVNAEVIDLIAKSSGGDIRHAITSLQYYCLKPHPMLSLSFSNHTPRSMKEKSDELNHLDGEFSLSCGRDDTVSLFHALGKFLHNKRETEVSIILDQDAFLVRERFTRLPLKMDAPEKVLCQAHVQARPVADFLHENVLDFLSEEAIDDAWDVASYLSDSDLLLATLRGMITRNFDAESLVQTAAASVAVRGVLFGNSHPLPSRWHAIRRPKLWQVEQSSSGNKYEILRQRFASCNGLGSADATVIATEYTPALKWLGYRASEDSVAQDEETEDDIDRMSLENREGKISDDEIEDW, encoded by the exons ATGGGGAGGAGGACCACGATTGTTATTTCTTCGTCGGACGAAGAAGATAAGGGTCGTTCATCGCATTCGAGTCACAGCCGTTCGAATTCGAAATCGAGACCCTCGATGGCTCGGACGAATCCTAGAGGACCGAAGAAGGCTCGGCTTTCGTGTCCTCGGTCTTCGTCGTGTAAAGAATCCAGCGCAGTTGATGAG TTCAAGTTGTTTTATGAAGATTTTGAGGAAGGCTTTACTGGGTTCAAGGTATCTGCTG CTGATAGGATGTGTAAACATGAATCGGGTTTGGGAAGCAGCAACCAGAAGGAGTTATGGATTGATAAATATCAGCCCCATTCTCTGGATGAACTTGCTGTTCACAAAAAGAAG GTTGAAGAAGTTAAAGCGTGGTTTGAGGGAAGGTTGAGAGCTGCAAAG GAAGAATTCCATAGTCATGTTCTTGTCATCACTGGACAAGCTGGGGTTGGAAAATCT GCCACTATTCATGTGATTGCATCTCATCTTGGAGCCAGATTGTGTGAATGGAGCACACCTACACCCACAATTTGGCAAGAACATGTGCATAATTCTAATTCAg GGATAATCTACACATCCAAGTTGGATGAGTTCGAAAATTTTGTTGAGAGAACAAGAAAATATGGATTGTTCCCAGCATCCAATGCCAGTGACTCAAAATCTTCGATCATACTCTTAATCGATGATCTCCCCATGACAAATGGAAAAGTTGCTTATTGGAGACTTAAAAACTGCTTGCATCTTCTTGTGCAATCAACTCGGATTCCCACGGCTATATTGATGACTGACAATTGTAAATCTGACTCGATTGACGACACTGCACGTTGTTTTGAAGAACTTCAATTGTCTCTGGGGAGTGCTGGGGCTTATAAG GTTGCTTTCAATCCTATCACAGTAAATTCCATTAAGAAGACACTTTCTAGAATATGCAGACAAGAGTTGTGTAATGTGAATGCTGAAGTGATTGATCTTATTGCAAAATCCAGTGGAGGTGATATCAGACATGCAATTACATCTTTACAGTACTACTGTCTGAAACCACACCCAATGCTTTCTTTGTCTTTTTCCAACCATACTCCCAGAAGCatgaaagaaaaatcagatgagcTCAATCATTTGGATGGTGAATTTTCGTTATCATGTGGCAGAGATGATACAGTTTCTCTATTTCATGCTCTGGGaaaatttttgcacaacaaaagaGAGACTGAAGTTTCCATTATACTAG ACCAAGATGCATTTCTTGTAAGGGAGAGATTCACAAGATTACCATTAAAAATGGATGCTCCTGAAAAGGTTCTTTGCCAAGCACATGTGCAAGCCAGGCCAGTTGCTGATTTTCTACATGAAAATG TTCTAGATTTTCTGAGTGAGGAAGCAATAGATGATGCCTGGGATGTGGCTTCTTACTTAAGTGATTCCGATCTCCTTCTTGCGACCCTTCGTGGGATGATAACTAGAAATTTTGATGCGGAGAGTCTTGTTCAAACAGCTGCTGCTTCTGTTGCTGTGCGTGGTGTCTTATTCGGAAATTCTCATCCATTGCCTTCTAg GTGGCATGCTATTCGACGCCCAAAGCTATGGCAAGTTGAGCAGTCGTCATCAGGCAATAAg TATGAGATTCTGAGGCAAAGATTTGCTTCTTGTAATGGACTGGGTTCAGCTGATGCAACGGTTATTGCTACTGAATATACACCTGCTCTTAAATGGCTTGGATATAGAGCATCTGAAGATTCTGTAGCGCAGGATGAAGAAACTGAAGATGATATCGATAGGATGAGCTTGGAGAACCGAGAAGGCAAGATTTCTGATGACGAAATAGAAGATTGGTGA
- the LOC131155822 gene encoding cell cycle checkpoint protein RAD17 isoform X7 — protein sequence MGRRTTIVISSSDEEDKGRSSHSSHSRSNSKSRPSMARTNPRGPKKARLSCPRSSSCKESSAVDEFKLFYEDFEEGFTGFKVSAADRMCKHESGLGSSNQKELWIDKYQPHSLDELAVHKKKVEEVKAWFEGRLRAAKEEFHSHVLVITGQAGVGKSVAFNPITVNSIKKTLSRICRQELCNVNAEVIDLIAKSSGGDIRHAITSLQYYCLKPHPMLSLSFSNHTPRSMKEKSDELNHLDGEFSLSCGRDDTVSLFHALGKFLHNKRETEVSIILDQDAFLVRERFTRLPLKMDAPEKVLCQAHVQARPVADFLHENVLDFLSEEAIDDAWDVASYLSDSDLLLATLRGMITRNFDAESLVQTAAASVAVRGVLFGNSHPLPSRWHAIRRPKLWQVEQSSSGNKYEILRQRFASCNGLGSADATVIATEYTPALKWLGYRASEDSVAQDEETEDDIDRMSLENREGKISDDEIEDW from the exons ATGGGGAGGAGGACCACGATTGTTATTTCTTCGTCGGACGAAGAAGATAAGGGTCGTTCATCGCATTCGAGTCACAGCCGTTCGAATTCGAAATCGAGACCCTCGATGGCTCGGACGAATCCTAGAGGACCGAAGAAGGCTCGGCTTTCGTGTCCTCGGTCTTCGTCGTGTAAAGAATCCAGCGCAGTTGATGAG TTCAAGTTGTTTTATGAAGATTTTGAGGAAGGCTTTACTGGGTTCAAGGTATCTGCTG CTGATAGGATGTGTAAACATGAATCGGGTTTGGGAAGCAGCAACCAGAAGGAGTTATGGATTGATAAATATCAGCCCCATTCTCTGGATGAACTTGCTGTTCACAAAAAGAAG GTTGAAGAAGTTAAAGCGTGGTTTGAGGGAAGGTTGAGAGCTGCAAAG GAAGAATTCCATAGTCATGTTCTTGTCATCACTGGACAAGCTGGGGTTGGAAAATCT GTTGCTTTCAATCCTATCACAGTAAATTCCATTAAGAAGACACTTTCTAGAATATGCAGACAAGAGTTGTGTAATGTGAATGCTGAAGTGATTGATCTTATTGCAAAATCCAGTGGAGGTGATATCAGACATGCAATTACATCTTTACAGTACTACTGTCTGAAACCACACCCAATGCTTTCTTTGTCTTTTTCCAACCATACTCCCAGAAGCatgaaagaaaaatcagatgagcTCAATCATTTGGATGGTGAATTTTCGTTATCATGTGGCAGAGATGATACAGTTTCTCTATTTCATGCTCTGGGaaaatttttgcacaacaaaagaGAGACTGAAGTTTCCATTATACTAG ACCAAGATGCATTTCTTGTAAGGGAGAGATTCACAAGATTACCATTAAAAATGGATGCTCCTGAAAAGGTTCTTTGCCAAGCACATGTGCAAGCCAGGCCAGTTGCTGATTTTCTACATGAAAATG TTCTAGATTTTCTGAGTGAGGAAGCAATAGATGATGCCTGGGATGTGGCTTCTTACTTAAGTGATTCCGATCTCCTTCTTGCGACCCTTCGTGGGATGATAACTAGAAATTTTGATGCGGAGAGTCTTGTTCAAACAGCTGCTGCTTCTGTTGCTGTGCGTGGTGTCTTATTCGGAAATTCTCATCCATTGCCTTCTAg GTGGCATGCTATTCGACGCCCAAAGCTATGGCAAGTTGAGCAGTCGTCATCAGGCAATAAg TATGAGATTCTGAGGCAAAGATTTGCTTCTTGTAATGGACTGGGTTCAGCTGATGCAACGGTTATTGCTACTGAATATACACCTGCTCTTAAATGGCTTGGATATAGAGCATCTGAAGATTCTGTAGCGCAGGATGAAGAAACTGAAGATGATATCGATAGGATGAGCTTGGAGAACCGAGAAGGCAAGATTTCTGATGACGAAATAGAAGATTGGTGA
- the LOC131155822 gene encoding cell cycle checkpoint protein RAD17 isoform X2, with product MGRRTTIVISSSDEEDKGRSSHSSHSRSNSKSRPSMARTNPRGPKKARLSCPRSSSCKESSAVDECSSSCFMKILRKALLGSRMCKHESGLGSSNQKELWIDKYQPHSLDELAVHKKKVEEVKAWFEGRLRAAKEEFHSHVLVITGQAGVGKSATIHVIASHLGARLCEWSTPTPTIWQEHVHNSNSGIIYTSKLDEFENFVERTRKYGLFPASNASDSKSSIILLIDDLPMTNGKVAYWRLKNCLHLLVQSTRIPTAILMTDNCKSDSIDDTARCFEELQLSLGSAGAYKVAFNPITVNSIKKTLSRICRQELCNVNAEVIDLIAKSSGGDIRHAITSLQYYCLKPHPMLSLSFSNHTPRSMKEKSDELNHLDGEFSLSCGRDDTVSLFHALGKFLHNKRETEVSIILDQDAFLVRERFTRLPLKMDAPEKVLCQAHVQARPVADFLHENVLDFLSEEAIDDAWDVASYLSDSDLLLATLRGMITRNFDAESLVQTAAASVAVRGVLFGNSHPLPSRWHAIRRPKLWQVEQSSSGNKYEILRQRFASCNGLGSADATVIATEYTPALKWLGYRASEDSVAQDEETEDDIDRMSLENREGKISDDEIEDW from the exons ATGGGGAGGAGGACCACGATTGTTATTTCTTCGTCGGACGAAGAAGATAAGGGTCGTTCATCGCATTCGAGTCACAGCCGTTCGAATTCGAAATCGAGACCCTCGATGGCTCGGACGAATCCTAGAGGACCGAAGAAGGCTCGGCTTTCGTGTCCTCGGTCTTCGTCGTGTAAAGAATCCAGCGCAGTTGATGAG TGCAGTTCAAGTTGTTTTATGAAGATTTTGAGGAAGGCTTTACTGGGTTCAAG GATGTGTAAACATGAATCGGGTTTGGGAAGCAGCAACCAGAAGGAGTTATGGATTGATAAATATCAGCCCCATTCTCTGGATGAACTTGCTGTTCACAAAAAGAAG GTTGAAGAAGTTAAAGCGTGGTTTGAGGGAAGGTTGAGAGCTGCAAAG GAAGAATTCCATAGTCATGTTCTTGTCATCACTGGACAAGCTGGGGTTGGAAAATCT GCCACTATTCATGTGATTGCATCTCATCTTGGAGCCAGATTGTGTGAATGGAGCACACCTACACCCACAATTTGGCAAGAACATGTGCATAATTCTAATTCAg GGATAATCTACACATCCAAGTTGGATGAGTTCGAAAATTTTGTTGAGAGAACAAGAAAATATGGATTGTTCCCAGCATCCAATGCCAGTGACTCAAAATCTTCGATCATACTCTTAATCGATGATCTCCCCATGACAAATGGAAAAGTTGCTTATTGGAGACTTAAAAACTGCTTGCATCTTCTTGTGCAATCAACTCGGATTCCCACGGCTATATTGATGACTGACAATTGTAAATCTGACTCGATTGACGACACTGCACGTTGTTTTGAAGAACTTCAATTGTCTCTGGGGAGTGCTGGGGCTTATAAG GTTGCTTTCAATCCTATCACAGTAAATTCCATTAAGAAGACACTTTCTAGAATATGCAGACAAGAGTTGTGTAATGTGAATGCTGAAGTGATTGATCTTATTGCAAAATCCAGTGGAGGTGATATCAGACATGCAATTACATCTTTACAGTACTACTGTCTGAAACCACACCCAATGCTTTCTTTGTCTTTTTCCAACCATACTCCCAGAAGCatgaaagaaaaatcagatgagcTCAATCATTTGGATGGTGAATTTTCGTTATCATGTGGCAGAGATGATACAGTTTCTCTATTTCATGCTCTGGGaaaatttttgcacaacaaaagaGAGACTGAAGTTTCCATTATACTAG ACCAAGATGCATTTCTTGTAAGGGAGAGATTCACAAGATTACCATTAAAAATGGATGCTCCTGAAAAGGTTCTTTGCCAAGCACATGTGCAAGCCAGGCCAGTTGCTGATTTTCTACATGAAAATG TTCTAGATTTTCTGAGTGAGGAAGCAATAGATGATGCCTGGGATGTGGCTTCTTACTTAAGTGATTCCGATCTCCTTCTTGCGACCCTTCGTGGGATGATAACTAGAAATTTTGATGCGGAGAGTCTTGTTCAAACAGCTGCTGCTTCTGTTGCTGTGCGTGGTGTCTTATTCGGAAATTCTCATCCATTGCCTTCTAg GTGGCATGCTATTCGACGCCCAAAGCTATGGCAAGTTGAGCAGTCGTCATCAGGCAATAAg TATGAGATTCTGAGGCAAAGATTTGCTTCTTGTAATGGACTGGGTTCAGCTGATGCAACGGTTATTGCTACTGAATATACACCTGCTCTTAAATGGCTTGGATATAGAGCATCTGAAGATTCTGTAGCGCAGGATGAAGAAACTGAAGATGATATCGATAGGATGAGCTTGGAGAACCGAGAAGGCAAGATTTCTGATGACGAAATAGAAGATTGGTGA
- the LOC131155822 gene encoding cell cycle checkpoint protein RAD17 isoform X4, which produces MCKHESGLGSSNQKELWIDKYQPHSLDELAVHKKKVEEVKAWFEGRLRAAKEEFHSHVLVITGQAGVGKSATIHVIASHLGARLCEWSTPTPTIWQEHVHNSNSGIIYTSKLDEFENFVERTRKYGLFPASNASDSKSSIILLIDDLPMTNGKVAYWRLKNCLHLLVQSTRIPTAILMTDNCKSDSIDDTARCFEELQLSLGSAGAYKVAFNPITVNSIKKTLSRICRQELCNVNAEVIDLIAKSSGGDIRHAITSLQYYCLKPHPMLSLSFSNHTPRSMKEKSDELNHLDGEFSLSCGRDDTVSLFHALGKFLHNKRETEVSIILDQDAFLVRERFTRLPLKMDAPEKVLCQAHVQARPVADFLHENVLDFLSEEAIDDAWDVASYLSDSDLLLATLRGMITRNFDAESLVQTAAASVAVRGVLFGNSHPLPSRWHAIRRPKLWQVEQSSSGNKYEILRQRFASCNGLGSADATVIATEYTPALKWLGYRASEDSVAQDEETEDDIDRMSLENREGKISDDEIEDW; this is translated from the exons ATGTGTAAACATGAATCGGGTTTGGGAAGCAGCAACCAGAAGGAGTTATGGATTGATAAATATCAGCCCCATTCTCTGGATGAACTTGCTGTTCACAAAAAGAAG GTTGAAGAAGTTAAAGCGTGGTTTGAGGGAAGGTTGAGAGCTGCAAAG GAAGAATTCCATAGTCATGTTCTTGTCATCACTGGACAAGCTGGGGTTGGAAAATCT GCCACTATTCATGTGATTGCATCTCATCTTGGAGCCAGATTGTGTGAATGGAGCACACCTACACCCACAATTTGGCAAGAACATGTGCATAATTCTAATTCAg GGATAATCTACACATCCAAGTTGGATGAGTTCGAAAATTTTGTTGAGAGAACAAGAAAATATGGATTGTTCCCAGCATCCAATGCCAGTGACTCAAAATCTTCGATCATACTCTTAATCGATGATCTCCCCATGACAAATGGAAAAGTTGCTTATTGGAGACTTAAAAACTGCTTGCATCTTCTTGTGCAATCAACTCGGATTCCCACGGCTATATTGATGACTGACAATTGTAAATCTGACTCGATTGACGACACTGCACGTTGTTTTGAAGAACTTCAATTGTCTCTGGGGAGTGCTGGGGCTTATAAG GTTGCTTTCAATCCTATCACAGTAAATTCCATTAAGAAGACACTTTCTAGAATATGCAGACAAGAGTTGTGTAATGTGAATGCTGAAGTGATTGATCTTATTGCAAAATCCAGTGGAGGTGATATCAGACATGCAATTACATCTTTACAGTACTACTGTCTGAAACCACACCCAATGCTTTCTTTGTCTTTTTCCAACCATACTCCCAGAAGCatgaaagaaaaatcagatgagcTCAATCATTTGGATGGTGAATTTTCGTTATCATGTGGCAGAGATGATACAGTTTCTCTATTTCATGCTCTGGGaaaatttttgcacaacaaaagaGAGACTGAAGTTTCCATTATACTAG ACCAAGATGCATTTCTTGTAAGGGAGAGATTCACAAGATTACCATTAAAAATGGATGCTCCTGAAAAGGTTCTTTGCCAAGCACATGTGCAAGCCAGGCCAGTTGCTGATTTTCTACATGAAAATG TTCTAGATTTTCTGAGTGAGGAAGCAATAGATGATGCCTGGGATGTGGCTTCTTACTTAAGTGATTCCGATCTCCTTCTTGCGACCCTTCGTGGGATGATAACTAGAAATTTTGATGCGGAGAGTCTTGTTCAAACAGCTGCTGCTTCTGTTGCTGTGCGTGGTGTCTTATTCGGAAATTCTCATCCATTGCCTTCTAg GTGGCATGCTATTCGACGCCCAAAGCTATGGCAAGTTGAGCAGTCGTCATCAGGCAATAAg TATGAGATTCTGAGGCAAAGATTTGCTTCTTGTAATGGACTGGGTTCAGCTGATGCAACGGTTATTGCTACTGAATATACACCTGCTCTTAAATGGCTTGGATATAGAGCATCTGAAGATTCTGTAGCGCAGGATGAAGAAACTGAAGATGATATCGATAGGATGAGCTTGGAGAACCGAGAAGGCAAGATTTCTGATGACGAAATAGAAGATTGGTGA
- the LOC131155822 gene encoding cell cycle checkpoint protein RAD17 isoform X3, giving the protein MGRRTTIVISSSDEEDKGRSSHSSHSRSNSKSRPSMARTNPRGPKKARLSCPRSSSCKESSAVDEFKLFYEDFEEGFTGFKVSAADRMCKHESGLGSSNQKELWIDKYQPHSLDELAVHKKKVEEVKAWFEGRLRAAKEEFHSHVLVITGQAGVGKSATIHVIASHLGARLCEWSTPTPTIWQEHVHNSNSGIIYTSKLDEFENFVERTRKYGLFPASNASDSKSSIILLIDDLPMTNGKVAYWRLKNCLHLLVQSTRIPTAILMTDNCKSDSIDDTARCFEELQLSLGSAGAYKVAFNPITVNSIKKTLSRICRQELCNVNAEVIDLIAKSSGGDIRHAITSLQYYCLKPHPMLSLSFSNHTPRSMKEKSDELNHLDGEFSLSCGRDDTVSLFHALGKFLHNKRETEVSIILDQDAFLVRERFTRLPLKMDAPEKVLCQAHVQARPVADFLHENVLDFLSEEAIDDAWDVASYLSDSDLLLATLRGMITRNFDAESLVQTAAASVAVRGVLFGNSHPLPSRWHAIRRPKLWQVEQSSSGNKVNEILRMMLIST; this is encoded by the exons ATGGGGAGGAGGACCACGATTGTTATTTCTTCGTCGGACGAAGAAGATAAGGGTCGTTCATCGCATTCGAGTCACAGCCGTTCGAATTCGAAATCGAGACCCTCGATGGCTCGGACGAATCCTAGAGGACCGAAGAAGGCTCGGCTTTCGTGTCCTCGGTCTTCGTCGTGTAAAGAATCCAGCGCAGTTGATGAG TTCAAGTTGTTTTATGAAGATTTTGAGGAAGGCTTTACTGGGTTCAAGGTATCTGCTG CTGATAGGATGTGTAAACATGAATCGGGTTTGGGAAGCAGCAACCAGAAGGAGTTATGGATTGATAAATATCAGCCCCATTCTCTGGATGAACTTGCTGTTCACAAAAAGAAG GTTGAAGAAGTTAAAGCGTGGTTTGAGGGAAGGTTGAGAGCTGCAAAG GAAGAATTCCATAGTCATGTTCTTGTCATCACTGGACAAGCTGGGGTTGGAAAATCT GCCACTATTCATGTGATTGCATCTCATCTTGGAGCCAGATTGTGTGAATGGAGCACACCTACACCCACAATTTGGCAAGAACATGTGCATAATTCTAATTCAg GGATAATCTACACATCCAAGTTGGATGAGTTCGAAAATTTTGTTGAGAGAACAAGAAAATATGGATTGTTCCCAGCATCCAATGCCAGTGACTCAAAATCTTCGATCATACTCTTAATCGATGATCTCCCCATGACAAATGGAAAAGTTGCTTATTGGAGACTTAAAAACTGCTTGCATCTTCTTGTGCAATCAACTCGGATTCCCACGGCTATATTGATGACTGACAATTGTAAATCTGACTCGATTGACGACACTGCACGTTGTTTTGAAGAACTTCAATTGTCTCTGGGGAGTGCTGGGGCTTATAAG GTTGCTTTCAATCCTATCACAGTAAATTCCATTAAGAAGACACTTTCTAGAATATGCAGACAAGAGTTGTGTAATGTGAATGCTGAAGTGATTGATCTTATTGCAAAATCCAGTGGAGGTGATATCAGACATGCAATTACATCTTTACAGTACTACTGTCTGAAACCACACCCAATGCTTTCTTTGTCTTTTTCCAACCATACTCCCAGAAGCatgaaagaaaaatcagatgagcTCAATCATTTGGATGGTGAATTTTCGTTATCATGTGGCAGAGATGATACAGTTTCTCTATTTCATGCTCTGGGaaaatttttgcacaacaaaagaGAGACTGAAGTTTCCATTATACTAG ACCAAGATGCATTTCTTGTAAGGGAGAGATTCACAAGATTACCATTAAAAATGGATGCTCCTGAAAAGGTTCTTTGCCAAGCACATGTGCAAGCCAGGCCAGTTGCTGATTTTCTACATGAAAATG TTCTAGATTTTCTGAGTGAGGAAGCAATAGATGATGCCTGGGATGTGGCTTCTTACTTAAGTGATTCCGATCTCCTTCTTGCGACCCTTCGTGGGATGATAACTAGAAATTTTGATGCGGAGAGTCTTGTTCAAACAGCTGCTGCTTCTGTTGCTGTGCGTGGTGTCTTATTCGGAAATTCTCATCCATTGCCTTCTAg GTGGCATGCTATTCGACGCCCAAAGCTATGGCAAGTTGAGCAGTCGTCATCAGGCAATAAg gtaAATGAGATATTGAGGATGATGTTGATCAGTACATAG
- the LOC131155822 gene encoding cell cycle checkpoint protein RAD17 isoform X6, protein MGRRTTIVISSSDEEDKGRSSHSSHSRSNSKSRPSMARTNPRGPKKARLSCPRSSSCKESSAVDEFKLFYEDFEEGFTGFKVSAADRMCKHESGLGSSNQKELWIDKYQPHSLDELAVHKKKVEEVKAWFEGRLRAAKEEFHSHVLVITGQAGVGKSATIHVIASHLGARLCEWSTPTPTIWQEHVHNSNSGIIYTSKLDEFENFVERTRKYGLFPASNASDSKSSIILLIDDLPMTNGKVAYWRLKNCLHLLVQSTRIPTAILMTDNCKSDSIDDTARCFEELQLSLGSAGAYKVAFNPITVNSIKKTLSRICRQELCNVNAEVIDLIAKSSGGDIRHAITSLQYYCLKPHPMLSLSFSNHTPRSMKEKSDELNHLDGEFSLSCGRDDTVSLFHALGKFLHNKRETEVSIILDQDAFLVRERFTRLPLKMDAPEKVLCQAHVQARPVADFLHENVLDFLSEEAIDDAWDVASYLSDSDLLLATLRGMITRNFDAESLVQTAAASVAVACYSTPKAMAS, encoded by the exons ATGGGGAGGAGGACCACGATTGTTATTTCTTCGTCGGACGAAGAAGATAAGGGTCGTTCATCGCATTCGAGTCACAGCCGTTCGAATTCGAAATCGAGACCCTCGATGGCTCGGACGAATCCTAGAGGACCGAAGAAGGCTCGGCTTTCGTGTCCTCGGTCTTCGTCGTGTAAAGAATCCAGCGCAGTTGATGAG TTCAAGTTGTTTTATGAAGATTTTGAGGAAGGCTTTACTGGGTTCAAGGTATCTGCTG CTGATAGGATGTGTAAACATGAATCGGGTTTGGGAAGCAGCAACCAGAAGGAGTTATGGATTGATAAATATCAGCCCCATTCTCTGGATGAACTTGCTGTTCACAAAAAGAAG GTTGAAGAAGTTAAAGCGTGGTTTGAGGGAAGGTTGAGAGCTGCAAAG GAAGAATTCCATAGTCATGTTCTTGTCATCACTGGACAAGCTGGGGTTGGAAAATCT GCCACTATTCATGTGATTGCATCTCATCTTGGAGCCAGATTGTGTGAATGGAGCACACCTACACCCACAATTTGGCAAGAACATGTGCATAATTCTAATTCAg GGATAATCTACACATCCAAGTTGGATGAGTTCGAAAATTTTGTTGAGAGAACAAGAAAATATGGATTGTTCCCAGCATCCAATGCCAGTGACTCAAAATCTTCGATCATACTCTTAATCGATGATCTCCCCATGACAAATGGAAAAGTTGCTTATTGGAGACTTAAAAACTGCTTGCATCTTCTTGTGCAATCAACTCGGATTCCCACGGCTATATTGATGACTGACAATTGTAAATCTGACTCGATTGACGACACTGCACGTTGTTTTGAAGAACTTCAATTGTCTCTGGGGAGTGCTGGGGCTTATAAG GTTGCTTTCAATCCTATCACAGTAAATTCCATTAAGAAGACACTTTCTAGAATATGCAGACAAGAGTTGTGTAATGTGAATGCTGAAGTGATTGATCTTATTGCAAAATCCAGTGGAGGTGATATCAGACATGCAATTACATCTTTACAGTACTACTGTCTGAAACCACACCCAATGCTTTCTTTGTCTTTTTCCAACCATACTCCCAGAAGCatgaaagaaaaatcagatgagcTCAATCATTTGGATGGTGAATTTTCGTTATCATGTGGCAGAGATGATACAGTTTCTCTATTTCATGCTCTGGGaaaatttttgcacaacaaaagaGAGACTGAAGTTTCCATTATACTAG ACCAAGATGCATTTCTTGTAAGGGAGAGATTCACAAGATTACCATTAAAAATGGATGCTCCTGAAAAGGTTCTTTGCCAAGCACATGTGCAAGCCAGGCCAGTTGCTGATTTTCTACATGAAAATG TTCTAGATTTTCTGAGTGAGGAAGCAATAGATGATGCCTGGGATGTGGCTTCTTACTTAAGTGATTCCGATCTCCTTCTTGCGACCCTTCGTGGGATGATAACTAGAAATTTTGATGCGGAGAGTCTTGTTCAAACAGCTGCTGCTTCTGTTGCT GTGGCATGCTATTCGACGCCCAAAGCTATGGCAAGTTGA